CGACTGTTGCCATTACAAACCCAGCGGCACAGTATCTCTTCGCTCATCCTGAACTGTATCCATTGCCCAATACTGCCAGTACGAACCCGAATGGGATCATCGGCAACTATCGTGGGATCAGCGCACAGGCGACCCATAACGACCAGGCCGATGTAAAGATCGACGCCAACCTGACGGCGCACGACAGCGTTTCGGGACGCTTCTCGATTGGACGCGAAGGCAGTGGTTACACAAAGGTTTCGCTCCCAACGGATACTCCTTCCAACAATTCAGACCCTTATACGGGCTTCGTTCTTAACTGGACCCATACTTTCTCTAACAACATTGTGAATGAGGCACGTGCCGGTTTTGGCCGCACGCGTTACACCAATGAGGCGGCCGATGTCGCTGGTATGCTCGGGCTGACAGGGAACCAGAAGCTGGGGATTCCCGGAACGCAGGTTGCACCCGGAATCTCAACGCTCGATGCATCGAACTCCGGCGTCGATGCCATCGGCGGCGGCTCGGGCGGCGGCAACGGTGTGCAGTCTGACAGCATTGTGAACGCCTTTACCTATGGCGACAACGTCAGCTGGCAGATGGGACGACATACGCTGAAGTTTGGCGCGCAGTTCCTCCGCTACCAGGCCAACCGGAATTACTCCGGCAACGATGGAGCGCGCGGCTTCTTCACCTATACCAACGATGCTACTGGCGATGCGTGGAGCGACTTCCTTACCAACCAGGCCTTTCAGTACGGACAAGGTTCGTACACCGACGAGTGGGGCCAGCGTCAGTGGCGCGACGCTCTTTTCGTCCAGGACGACTGGAAGGTAACGCAGAACCTTACGCTGAATCTCGGCATGCGCTGGGAGTGGGACCAACCGCTCTATGAGGTCAACAACAAGCAGACCAACATTAATCTGACCACCGGTGCGATTCAGTTCGCAGGCAAGGATGGAAACAGTCGTGCTCTCTATAACGCATACTGGGGCGGATTTATGCCGCGTCTCGGTTTCGCCTACACTCCGGATCGCTTTGGAGGCAAGTTTGTGGTGCGAGGCGGTTATGGCATCACGAACTTCCTCGAGGGCACAGGCGCGAACCTGCGTCTGCCGCTGAATCCTCCATTCTTCCTGGATGCCTCCGGCAAGCATGCGCCAGGGGGAGCTTACTTCCAGGTGCAGAATGGATTTCCGCTGCCGCCGGATGCCACAACTTTCTCGGGTAACGTGCGTGCGTGGGACCCTAATCTGAAGCCTGCACTGATTCAGCAGTACAACCTGACGACGGAGTATGAGGTGAACAACTCGACTTCGCTGGTAGTAGCGTATCTAGGACAAACTGGCGACCATTTGGTCGATCCTCGTGAGGGCAACCAGCAGAAGTGTCCCAGCTGTCCACGCCCGGTCTCCGCACTACCCGGACTCTCGCAAGTTACACAGGTCAGTCTGACGGAATCGAAGTCCAACATGAACTACAACGCCCTGCAGATCACCGGCCGTCGCCGTCTGAATCATGGACTTGAGTTCTTGACTAACTACACCTGGAGCAAGTCGCTGACCAACAACCTCGGCTACTATGGCGCGGGCGGCGGCGCAGCGGCCTCACAGGGCGCCTACTGGCAGGATTCCTACAACGGAGCAGGGGACTACGGCCCGGCGTTCTTCGATACCAAGCACATCTTCTCCTTCTCGGGTTACTACGACCTACCCTTCGGCCGTGGGAAACAGTTTGGAGGGAACATTAACCGCTTCGCTGACCTTGCGCTTGGCGGATGGAAGCTGGGCGCTGTTGCCAGCCTACATTCGGGCATGCCCGTGACGGTGGCTTCGGCGACTTACTATAACGTCAACCAGCGTGGCGATCGTGGCAACCACTATCGTCCACTCAAGATCGTTGGAAGCAGCGTCGACCACTGGTTTGGCACCGATCCTTCAGCTACGCAGTGTCTTACCGATGTGGATAACGGTGTCTGTGCCTACGGTGAAGAGTCGTCGACCGGCTTTGGAACCGCGAGGGTTGGTTCAGAGCGCGCTCCCAGCTACAAAAACCTGGATGCCGCGTTGAGCAAGGCGTTCAACTTTACGGAGAGTAAGCACCTGGATTTCCGTGCGGACTTCTTCAATGTGTTGAACACCACCAGTCTTGCCCCTCCGAGCAACAGCACCTCGTCGAGCAATTTCGGTCAGATTACGAATACGGTTTCGACCGAGCGACAGATTCAGCTTGCCCTGAAGCTGGTCTTCTAGAAGACCTACTTTAGATCAAGGCTCATTTTCTTTCCGCCCTTCCTCCCCTGGTCCGGGAGGGAGGGCTTTTTTTATTCAAAGGGGAAAGAGTAAGAGGGCTCCGAAGAGCCCTCTTGGGGGGGGAGATACGGCAGATCCTTCGACTACGCGGTTGATACCGCTCCTTTCAGGAGGACACCTTCGTCGAGGAATCCAGTCGTTGTTACAGATTAGTAAACGTCGCGCTGGTAGCGCTTCTGCTTCTTCATGTTGGCCAGATACTCGTTGGCGTGTTCGAGCGTGCCGTTGGATCCCTGGGCGATGGCGTCGAGGAGAGCGAGTTCTACATCTTTGGCCATGCGAGTAGCATCGCCGCAGACGTAGAAGTAGGCTCCGCGCTCAAGCCATTCGTAAACCTGCTTCGCATTTTCCTGGATGCGATCCTGCACATAGACCTTGTTGTGCTGATCGCGGGAGAAGGCAGTGTAAAGAGTGAGGAAACCATCCTTGACCATGCCTTCGAGCTGCTGCTGATAGAGGAAGTCCATCTTCATACGCTGCTCACCGAAGAAGAGGAGGTTCGAGCCCTTGGCTCCGAGGGCCTGGCGCTCCTCGAGGAAGGCGCGGAAGGGAGCGATGCCGGTTCCGGGGCCAACCATGATGACAGGAACGTCATTGTCTTCGGGGAGGCGGAAATTATTGTTGGAGTGCAGGAAGATGGGAAGGGACATTCCCTCGCCAGCACGGTCGCCGATGTGGCCGCTGGCGACGCCCTGACGGTTACGGCCGTGGGAGTCGTACCGGATGACGCGCACGGTGGTGTGGACGCTATCGGGATGAACCTTCTGGCTCGAAGAGATCGAGTACATCCGCGGTGTGAGACGCTGCAGCACGTTGAAGAGCTGCTGCGGATCGGTGATGACGCCGGGGAAGTCCGTGGCGAGATCGACGAACTCGCGACCCCAGCAGTATTCTTCGGCACGGGCGCGGTTGTCGGGACCCGTGAGATGCTGGAGTCCTTCGACGTTGGGGGCGAGCTTGGCGTACTGGCCGACAGAGCCGCGAGCAAGCTTGCCGATTCCGAGGCGAGTACGGAGCGCCTCTTCGAGGGAGATTTCGACCTTGTAATGGTCGAGGACGCGCTCGTCACCCTTGTAACCAAGGGCCTTAATCGCATCGGCGACAGCCTCAGGCCGATTCTCGGGGATGATACCGACGGCGTCGCCGGGGGTGTAGGTCATGCCCTCTTCCACCGCGAGCTCGACATGCCGGGTCTCCTTCTCGGAGCCTTCGCCGGTGAGGAGGTAATTGACATTGACGTGAGAGGTGTACGGGTTGTTCCGTGTGTACTTTTGGGCGTGCGCCGCCCCAGCTTTCGCTTCCTGGTCCAAAACTTCGCTCATGCCTTTATGGTAAATGCATCGTGGGCAAATTGCGGAGTGTGAAGTGCAGTAGAACCTGAAGAAATCAGGGTTCAGCCGGGTGCGCGGCGATTCTGGATTCACGTTAATCGTTCTTCCAAGAGGCTTTAATCGGCGGCAATTTTTTGACGGAGGGTATTGGGGGTTAGCCCGGTGGCTCGGCGGATGTGGCGGGCGAGATGGCTCTGGTGGGCAAAGCCGCAGGCGGCGGCGATCTCGGCCATGGTGAGGCCATCCTGCATGAGTAGAATGCGAGCGCGCTCGACACGGCGCTGAATGACATACTGATGGACCGGAACTCCCATTGCCTGCCGGAAGAGAGTCTTCAGGTGAGATGGACTGAGATCAGCGATTGAAGCGATCTGTTCGAGCGAGAGATCGTCAGCGATCTGGTCCTCGATGAAGGAGAGAACCTGTTTGAGCCTGCGGCCAGAGAGTGCAGTTCGAGGCATGCGTTGTTGCTGAGCAAGGGAGCTGTGCTGTGCGATGAGTCGGGAGGTCATGGCGACGACCAAGCCTTCGGTATAGAGACGACCGGAGGAGTGGCCGGATTCGACCTCACGATGGATCGCGTTGGCGATCAGCTCGAGTTCAGGATCGCGGATTTGAAATCGATTGCGAATCTCAATGCGTGAGGGATTGTGACCGGCGTCCTGCGCCACGGAGTGAATCAGCGATTGTGGCAGGGCGAGGATGAGGTTGCGGTCGTTGTAATCATGCGCTACCCAGGTGCTTGGTGTGTAGGCAGGGATGATGTCGACGTCGCCGTGGACGGCAGAGCCTCGATATTGCTTGCCATCGCGGCGGCAGGAGAGGAGTGCCGATGGGCCGACGTGGATACAAAGGACAGTGTGTTCGATGCCTGGAAGACTGATGGAACCGATCGGATCCTGCCGTAACTGAAGGACGACGTTGTGAGCAGTTGTTGCCTGCGAGAAGATCTTCGGAGCTTCCAAGGGGAGAGGCTTGGGGCGGGATGGAGGAGGACGCGAGGGCACGGTCTTTGACCATTAAAGATGAGTGGGAAGCGGTTGGAGGTGAGAATTATTTTAGGCGCCGATTTGACGTTTATCGCGTAACACGCCATGGCGATGTTGTTGCCCAAGATAGCAATTGTTTATTAGCCCAATCGGTGGACCTGTCTGTGTGACAAGACGTGCATGGATTCGGCATTTTGTACTTATCTGTCATAGCTGGCGAAATGAATCGGAAGGTATGGGAGCGGACGAACGAACCTGGTACACCCTCACTCTCAATCTTTGGCATGTGGCAGGCGATGCACTGACTTCCTGAGCTGTCCGCCTTGTGGTGAGTATGTTCCTCTATAGTCGCCGTGTGTGGTCCATTCGGAGATCCCGATCCATGGCAGTCAAGACAGAGTTTGTCAGCGGGTTTGCGCAGTTGGGCGTAGTTCTTTGTCCCGTGGACATCATGACAAGACGCGCAGGTAACGCCATGGCGATACATCACGCTCTGTACGAAATCGTTACCCTGCATCCGGTTTTTATGAGCTGTTCCATCGGCGAAGTACAGAAAATCCGTTTGCCCCAACGTGACGTCTTCGAGCTTCCAGAAATCCGCCAGATGCAGGCCGACATGATAGCCAACAGGCCAATCGTAGGCTTTGCCTTCGATAAAACCATCGCGAGGTTGTCCCTGAGAGTGGCACTGGATGCAAGTATCGTTGGAGGCAACGTCATCCATCTCGGACGGATTCAGGATATTTGTGCGGAGCGGATGTGCGACATGCTCACTGCCAGGTCCGTGACAGCGCTCACAACCGACATTCCATTCCGTGACCTGTTTCGTGTGGATGTCATAGTTTACAGAGTGACAACCATCGCAGGTTGGCCCTGTCGGACGCTGCATGTTTCCGGATGGATAGTAGGCTGTCCACCAATCAGCACCCGCATCAGGGACATGATATTTGAGCCATTTCTTGTTGCCTACATCCCATTGCACGGGCAGGGGGTAGTAATCCTCTCCGATTTTGGTGAAGTAACGTTGCTTCCATTTGCTGCCGTAGACGAAAGCCACCTGATCGACGGTAAATGGAGCGATGGTATTAGTGCGGAGATCGGGAATGATCGCGTCGGAATGGGTCTTGGGGTCGAGAACAACATTCGCCATTGGAGTCTTCTTCCAACGCTCATAGATGGAGGCATGGCACCTTTGGCAGGATTCAGAGCCGACATAACGTGCCGAGCTGGCGATATATTCCTTGCTGGACATTTCCTTTAGTGTGCCGGAATGAAGGCTGCGAATATACGTTACAAGCTTCCAGCTTTCCGATGTCGATTGCGAATGCATAGCGGGCATACCAGTAAGCTGTACCCCATGCTCAATGATGTAGTGGAGGTCTCCGTCGGTCAGGTTTTGTGTCGGAGTGGAATGAAGGTCAGGGACGCGAGGATATTGATTTGCTCCAATCGGAGTAATTCCGCGGCCATCGATTCCATGGCATGACGAACAGCGTGCAAGAAAAGCATCCCGTCCTTGCTGTAGTGCGACTGGGTCGTCGGCTAGAGGATTTGTTTTGTGGTTTTCGGTGCGAGGAATCGCAAAATTGCGCACAGATCTTGCCACAGCCGTTTCGAACGCATTGGGTGTAGAAGAAGCACGAAACCCACGCCATCGGACCAGTGCTGCTCCCAAAGCAATCAGGATCAGCAAAGAGGCAAATACGATGATCGCAACTTTCGAGATCTTCATCGGTTGATTTCAGACCCATCGTTTCGAGATCAAATCCACCAAGAGCTACTTATTTTGAGGATTCTATCCGAAGAAATGTGAAGGTCCCATGATTCTGCGTAAGCACTCGAAAAATTATGCGTCAAGGAATGCTGGATAAAGGTACGCGGGTGAAGGCGATGCGTTTTCGTTGCCAGGTATAGGTGATGTACACGTTGGAGTCGCGGCCCTGAATGATGGCGGGGTAGGAGTATTCGCCGGGATCGCTTTCGAGAGTCTGAAACATGGTGAAGTGCTCGCCATCCTTGCTAACGGCGAGGTTGAGAGGGCTGCGGCCTGTCGTGGTGTTGTTGTAAACGAGGACTACCCGGCCATCGCGAAGTCCGACGGCATCGATACCGGAGTTGGGATTGGGTAGATCAAGAGGATGGGCCTCGCTCCAGGTGATGCCGTCATCGTAGGAGTCGGCGGCGCAGATGCGTCCGATGTCACGGGTGGAGCGAGCGTAGAGCCGAAGATGCTTTTTCCCGAGACGGACGATGGCAGGCTGGATGATTCCAGTGACATGCTCGTCGCCAGACTTGAGGGGCGGTTGGACGGGCGCAGGCGAGGGCATAAGGCGGCCGGGTACGGTGATGGGGCCGAACTTGTGCCAGGTCTTGCCCTGGTCGGTGCTACGGTCGACCCAAGCGGCCCAGGTGGAGTAGCTCTCGACAGAGGTTCCGCTAACGATGGTGTCGTCTTCGAGGACGAGGGGTTTGTCTTTGATGGGGCCGAGGAGGCCGGCGGGAAGGTGTTCAGGTGCCGACCAGGTATGGCCTTCGTCGGTGCTGACGAGGCGGGCGCCGCTCCATTCACGGGCATTGCGGCCGAATTTGTAGTAGAGCCAGAGGCGGCCGTCGCGAGTTTCGAAAAGAACTGGGTTCCAGCAGGCGACGTTCGGTTCGCGCACTAGCAGAAATGGCTTGGACCAGCCTGTGGAGGTCCGGCGAGCGCCCCAGATGGCGACATCGGGAGCGTTCTCGTGGGTTCCACCGAACCAGGCTGCGAGAATGTCTCCGTTCTCGAGCTGAACGAGCGTCGAGGCATGGGCTGAAGGGAAAGGGGCGGATGTGTAGATGAACTCTTTTTGAGGGTTAGCTGCAGAAGACGGCAGTGTGAAGGTCATGGTGATGAAAAGAAGTGCAGTCAAAAGGGATTTAGATTTATTCATACGGCGGGCTCTCGTTTAAGGACAGATTTTCTATTGAGGCAACCAAACAATGATTGCAATTGTATCCATCTGAATTCTCCAGGTTGGCATCAGAGGGTACAAACTCAAAAAGAGGTGCACGACTGCATGGCTAACAGACTGATAAGAAGGTTCCTGCAGGTGCTAGTCAATCGTGGGCCATGGGGTTTCTGTGTATTGGCGACGCAGAAAGTCGGACAGAGACTCGGTTTCATCAAAGTGCCAGAGTCGAGCGCGGGCGCAGCCAGGGGTGGTACCGGAAGAGCGATTCATCCCTTTGATGAAGAGTACGGGACGGATACGAGTGGGCTGATCTTTGGAGATGACTTATGGAGCACGGCCTACTATGGGGTGACTCCGTCGCTGCTGACGCAGATGATCGGTGCCTTGAATCTGGATTGGGAGCGATTCACGTTTATCGATCTGGGATCGGGAAAAGGTCGAGCGTTGCTTCTGGCCTCGCGATTTCCATTCAAAAAGATTATGGGAGTGGAGTTTGTTCCAGACCTGAGTACTGTCGCTGCGGCTAATATCGCGAAGTTTGATCCTTCGTGGAAAGCCTGCCGAGAGATTGAATCGATCACTGGAGATGCGGCGAAGTTCGAGTATCCGGAAGGACCGTTGGTGATTTATATCTACAACCCTTTTCTTGCGCCGGTTCTGAAGAAGTGCCTGAAGCATCTGTCCAAGTTACTCGAAAAGGAGCCACGTGAGGTTTATCTGATCTACGGAAATCCTGTGTTTGAACGACTGGTAAAGCGCTATGCTCCGCGGTTCGAACAGCAGTGGGACCGGATGTTCTCGTTTACAACGGAAGAGGCGGCGGTAGATCGGTTTGGCAGTAAGGAAGAAAGAGTGATTTTGTGGAAGTACGCCTATAACAGATGATTATGCTTTATTCAGCCAAGTTTCCTGGTGTTGAATGTGGGGGAAGCCGGGCTTAAGCCGAAGTGAGAGTTTACATCTCTATCGCGAACTGCATGGAGGGTTCGTAGAGTGAGGATTTAGGTTCGGCGCAGAGGTCGAGTACGAGACGCTCGAGCACGAGTACTTTATTGACAGGAGAGCTGCGCAGCTCAAGATCGGCGCGTGCAACCAAGCGCAGGGCGCGGGTGAGTTCGCGGCGCGACTTGTAACGGCGGGCCTGACGGATGAGGTCTTCTGCGGCGAAGGGCGGCATCCGAAAGCCCTGCCAGAGTGCCTGCCAGATGGCGCGCGAGTCGCGGACGTTCTTCTCGAGAATGATGAGCATCTGGCGGAAGGTGCGGGCCAGCATATAGAGATGACCGATCGCGGCGTCTTCGCCACCGTCTGAGGCGTTGAGCAGGCCGTGTAGGAGCGCGAGGGCGCGGGGACGATCCTTGGCGCTGATGGCGTCTGTGAGCTCGTAGAGGGAACGCTGCTTGGCGGCGAGCACCATGGTTTCGACGTCGCCGAGGGTGACGCGATTCTTCCCTTCGACATAGAGGAGGAGCTTTTCGAACTCGGAAGAGATGAGCATCATGTCGGCTCCGAGCGAATCGGCGAGTTCGCGGGCGGCGTCGGGGTCGAAGCGTACGCTGCGAGATTCGGCGGTATCGGCGATCCAACGGACGGCGTCATTCTCGTCGACGCGGGCCAGCTCGACGGTGCCACACCATTCCCCGAGTGTTTCGCGGATGCGGTCGAAGCGCTCCTTGTCCTGATAGTCCATGCGACGGACATCGGTGGGGATGCGGATGTGATCGGCGACGAAGAGGATGAGTGCCTGTGGGTTCGGCGAGCGAAAGTAGGCTTCGATGGCGGCGAACTCTTCTTTTTTAGAGCCGCGACCGTAGAGGTTCTTGATGTTGCGGATAAAGAGAACCTGGAAGGGAGCCATCAGGGACGGCGTCTGAGCGCGGTCGAGGGCCTCGAAGATGCTGGTCTCAGAGAGATCGAGATCGTGCAGGGAGAAATCGCGAAAGTCTTCGGGGACGAGGGTGGAGAGGACGGCTTTGCGGCAGCGGTCGTAGAGAAAGATCTCATCGCCGACGAGAACGTAACCAGGACGAAGAGAGGATGGCGAGGCGATCTCGGTGAGAAACCGATTGGTGGAGGCAAAGCTGCGGAGCTGAGGGCCGGAGCTGGTGGGCGGGGTCGACATCAGAATGACTCCAGCATATCGCTGACGACGGTCTGGGCGAAGTCCCTTGACATGCGTGAGACGGCGGGGGAACCTTCCTGGATAAAGGTGTTGAGATCCTGGGTGGACTGGTACTGTTCGTGGAAGGTGATGGCATCGTTGCGATAGAGGACCGTGCCATCGTGTGCGGTGAGGGCGACACGAGCTGTTACGGTGACGAGATAACTGGAGGACTGGCCGCTGGTGGAGTCATAGGTCAGCGGGGTGATGGTCTGGGTGAGGATGGTGCCGCGCAAGGTGGCATCTGCGCTGGGCGAATCCGAATTGAGGATGCGATAGCGAGTACGGGTGTTAAGCTCGCGGATAACGGCCTGGGTGAAGGCCATCTCAGTATGGTAGGCCTGGGAACGCGTGGAGAAGATGGGAACGGCCATGGTGCGGACATTTGAGGGAATGTGCGTGGCGGAACCGGCGGTGTGATAACCGCAGCCGGTGAGGAAAGCAGTAAGAACAAAAGTGGCGAGATGGAGCTTCATGCTGTTGGTCTTATTGTCGCATCCACGTGCCAGCAGGGTATTGTGGACAGGCTGAGGATATCAACGCAGATCCTTCGACTCCGCTGCGCTCGGCTCAGGATGACACTTTGTTTTATGGTGCGATCCATGCAAAAAGCAGAGGCAGCCACGGGAGCCGCCTCTGCTTCGATGCTGGGTTGAAAAATCGTTTATGCCGGGGAAGGCTGACCTTCGTTGAAACCAGGCTTGCGTCCGGATTCAGGCTTGAGAACCTTCTGAGCATCGCCGCCCGATCCTGGATCAACGGCAGCAAGGGCCGAGCGTAGAGGCGACAGCTCTTTCCCTTCGATGATCAGCTTGATTTCGTGGGCGTCCAGAGTCTCGCGTTCCAGCAGGGCGCTTGCGAGCCGGTGCATGATGTCCTGGTTCGAGTTGAGAAGGTTATAGGCCGACTGATACGCGGTATCGACGAAGTTGCGAACCTCGGCGTCGATCTGCTTGGCGGTCTCCTCGGAGAAGTCACGGTGCTGGGCGATCTCACGGCCGAGGAAGATCTGCTCTTCCTTCTTGCCGTAGGTCATCGGACCGAGCTTGGACATGCCGAACTCGCAGACCATCTTGCGGGCGAGCTCGGTGATGCGCTCGATATCGTTGCCGGCGCCAGTGGTCATCTTGCCGAGGAAGATCTCTTCAGCGCAGCGTCCGCCCATGAGGGTCGCGAGCTTCGTCTCGAGATACTCCTTGGTGACGGTGTGCTGGTCTTCCTCAGGGAGATAGACCGTGACGCCGAGAGCCATGCCACGCGGGATGATGGTGACCTTGTGAAGCGGGTCAGAGTCTTCACGCAGCGCGGAGACGAGCGTGTGGCCGGCCTCGTGATAGGCGGTTACCTTCTTCTCTTCGTCGGTCAGGAGCATGGACTTGCGCTCGGCTCCCATCATGACCTTGTCCTTGGCAACCTCGAAGTCGTACATGTGCACGGCCTTGCGGTTGTAACGGGCAGCGGTGAGGGCGGCCTCGTTGACCATATTAGCGAGATCGGCACCCGAGAAGCCTGGGGTCCCACGAGCCAGCACGTTCAAGTCGACGTCCTCTGCCATGGGAACTTTCTTCGCATGGACCTTCAGGACCTCTTCACGGCCACGGATATCGGGACGGTCAACGATGACACGGCGGTCGAAGCGGCCAGGGCGGAGCAAGGCCGGATCGAGAACGTCGGGGCGGTTGGTCGCAGCGACGAGGATGACCCCGTCGTTGGACTCAAAGCCGTCCATCTCGACCAGCAACTGGTTGAGGGTCTGCTCACGCTCGTCGTGTCCACCGCCGAGGCCAGCGCCGCGGTGACGACCGACTGCGTCGATTTCGTCGATAAAGATGATGCAAGGGGCGTTCTTCTTGCCCTGCTCGAAGAGGTCACGGACGCGCGATGCGCCGACACCGACAAACATCTCGACGAAGTCCGAACCGGAGATGGAGAAGAAGGGGACGTTGGCTTCGCCTGCAACAGCACGAGCCAGCAGGGTTTTGCCGGTTCCTGGAGGTCCGACGAGCAGGACGCCTTTAGGGATGCGTCCGCCGAGGCGCTGGAACTTCTGGGCCTCACGGAGGAACTCGATGATCTCCTTGAGCTCTTCCTTGGCCTCGTCAACGCCAGCGACATCCTTGAAGGTAATCTTCTTCTGCTGCATGGAGAGCAGGCGGGCACGCGATTTACCAAAGCTCATGGCCTTGTTGCCGCCGGACTGCATCTGGCGCAGAAGGAAGAACCAAAGGCCGAGCAGCAGGGCAAAGGGCGCGAGCTGAATCAGGAAGCCTAGCCAGGCGTTCGAGTTCTGGTCCTTGATGGTGATGTTGACGCCGTGGTCGCGGAGCGTCTTGTACATGTCCGGATAGTTGGCCGGAACCGTGGTGTGGAACTGAGTCTTGTCGTCTTTCCAGTGCCCGGTGACCTCAGAGCCGTTGACGATAACGTCAGCAACTTTGCCCTGGTCGGCATCGTTGAGCAGCTGAGTGAGGCTGATGTTCTTCTCCTGTCCGGCTCCTGCTCCCTTGACGACGAACTGCCAGAGGAAGACCAGGCAGGCGATCATGAAGACCCAGATCAGAATTTGTTTGACGGTCGAGTTCAAAGCGTGTTCCTCATTTTCCGGCCTGCATCGCCGTGATGCGCAAACGACTTGTCAGACCCGGCTCCTTCTGTAAGGAGCCTACATCGATTAGACGATAGTGATAAAGGAAGGTTCTGTGGGTGACCGGCAGCAAAGTCCACCGGCACCGCAGTAACGGTCCTACCCCCGTCAATTACTTAAGATTCTACTCTTTAGGGTGAGGATTCAAGCGGTAAAAGGGAGTTTCAGGGAAAACGGGTGAAATCTACCTCTCCAATGACTTCGGTGGAGAGCTGCAGCTCGCGGGCAGAGCGCTGCGCTCGAAGACCGCTAGCCAGGTGTACAGATGCTCCTGAGCGAGCGGCGACGGTGGAAAGTGTTGCAAATCCAGCCAGAGCCAACAGCCGGGTCGTATCGTCGAAGCTCAGCCGGAAGCCAAGTTGGCG
This portion of the Edaphobacter sp. 4G125 genome encodes:
- the holA gene encoding DNA polymerase III subunit delta, whose protein sequence is MSTPPTSSGPQLRSFASTNRFLTEIASPSSLRPGYVLVGDEIFLYDRCRKAVLSTLVPEDFRDFSLHDLDLSETSIFEALDRAQTPSLMAPFQVLFIRNIKNLYGRGSKKEEFAAIEAYFRSPNPQALILFVADHIRIPTDVRRMDYQDKERFDRIRETLGEWCGTVELARVDENDAVRWIADTAESRSVRFDPDAARELADSLGADMMLISSEFEKLLLYVEGKNRVTLGDVETMVLAAKQRSLYELTDAISAKDRPRALALLHGLLNASDGGEDAAIGHLYMLARTFRQMLIILEKNVRDSRAIWQALWQGFRMPPFAAEDLIRQARRYKSRRELTRALRLVARADLELRSSPVNKVLVLERLVLDLCAEPKSSLYEPSMQFAIEM
- the lptE gene encoding LPS assembly lipoprotein LptE codes for the protein MKLHLATFVLTAFLTGCGYHTAGSATHIPSNVRTMAVPIFSTRSQAYHTEMAFTQAVIRELNTRTRYRILNSDSPSADATLRGTILTQTITPLTYDSTSGQSSSYLVTVTARVALTAHDGTVLYRNDAITFHEQYQSTQDLNTFIQEGSPAVSRMSRDFAQTVVSDMLESF
- the ftsH gene encoding ATP-dependent zinc metalloprotease FtsH, with product MNSTVKQILIWVFMIACLVFLWQFVVKGAGAGQEKNISLTQLLNDADQGKVADVIVNGSEVTGHWKDDKTQFHTTVPANYPDMYKTLRDHGVNITIKDQNSNAWLGFLIQLAPFALLLGLWFFLLRQMQSGGNKAMSFGKSRARLLSMQQKKITFKDVAGVDEAKEELKEIIEFLREAQKFQRLGGRIPKGVLLVGPPGTGKTLLARAVAGEANVPFFSISGSDFVEMFVGVGASRVRDLFEQGKKNAPCIIFIDEIDAVGRHRGAGLGGGHDEREQTLNQLLVEMDGFESNDGVILVAATNRPDVLDPALLRPGRFDRRVIVDRPDIRGREEVLKVHAKKVPMAEDVDLNVLARGTPGFSGADLANMVNEAALTAARYNRKAVHMYDFEVAKDKVMMGAERKSMLLTDEEKKVTAYHEAGHTLVSALREDSDPLHKVTIIPRGMALGVTVYLPEEDQHTVTKEYLETKLATLMGGRCAEEIFLGKMTTGAGNDIERITELARKMVCEFGMSKLGPMTYGKKEEQIFLGREIAQHRDFSEETAKQIDAEVRNFVDTAYQSAYNLLNSNQDIMHRLASALLERETLDAHEIKLIIEGKELSPLRSALAAVDPGSGGDAQKVLKPESGRKPGFNEGQPSPA